From one Lycium ferocissimum isolate CSIRO_LF1 chromosome 7, AGI_CSIRO_Lferr_CH_V1, whole genome shotgun sequence genomic stretch:
- the LOC132061795 gene encoding hydroxyproline O-arabinosyltransferase NOD3-like, with protein MIPRKNNMGGRVSSLLLILLALGFFFATYNLVTIIIHKNSSNTNNVGVGGSEWFDPVQEKPGGGEKRKFHVALTATDAAYSKWQCRIMYYWYKRMKDRDGSDMGGFTRVLHSGQPDNLMDEIPTFVVDPLPQGLDRGYIVLNRPWAFVQWLEKATIEEEYILMAEPDHVFANPLPNLSRGDHPAAFPFFYIKPSENEKIIRKYYPEEMGPVTNVDPIGNSPVIIKKSILEKIAPTWMNVSLRMKDDPETDKAFGWVLEMYGYAVASALHGVRHILRKDFMLQPPWDLEVGKRFIIHYTYGCDYNMKGELTYGKIGEWRFDKRSYLRGPPPKNLSLPPPGVPESVVRLVKMVNEATANIPGWETQ; from the exons atgatACCAAGAAAGAACAACATGGGTGGTCGTGTTTCATCATTATTACTAATATTACTCGCATTAGGTTTCTTCTTCGCAACATACAATTTAGTCACAATCATAATCCACAAAAATAGCTCTAATACTAACAATGTTGGTGTTGGTGGATCCGAATGGTTCGACCCGGTACAGGAAAAACCCGGTGGTGGTGAGAAGAGGAAATTCCACGTGGCATTGACGGCGACAGATGCAGCGTATAGTAAGTGGCAGTGTAGGATAATGTATTATTGGTATAAGAGAATGAAGGATAGAGACGGATCAGATATGGGAGGGTTTACTCGGGTTTTGCATTCGGGTCAACCCGATAATTTGATGGATGAGATTCCTACTTTTGTTGTTGATCCTTTACCTCAAGGATTGGATCGG GGTTATATTGTTCTTAACAGACCATGGGCTTTTGTTCAGTGGCTGGAGAAGGCAACAATTGAAGAAGA ATACATTCTAATGGCAGAGCCCGACCATGTATTTGCAAATCCCTTACCAAACTTGAGTCGTGGAGATCACCCAGCTGCATTCCCCTTTTTCTACATAAAACCAtcagaaaatgagaaaattataCGAAAATACTATCCAGAGGAGATGGGCCCAGTGACTAATGTTGATCCAATTGGAAACTCTCCAGTAATAATTAAAAAG tccattttggaaaaaattgctCCTACATGGATGAATGTGTCTTTGAGGATGAAAGATGATCCAGAAACCGACAAGGCTTTTGGCTGGGTTCTGGAAAT GTATGGCTATGCAGTGGCATCGGCTTTACATGGTGTAAGACACATTCTTCGTAAGGACTTCATGCTACAG CCTCCATGGGATCTGGAAGTTGGCAAGAggttcattattcattataCCTATGGATGTGATTATAATATGAAG GGAGAGTTGACATATGGTAAAATTGGTGAATGGAGATTTGACAAAAGATCATACCTTCGAGGCCCTCCACCAAAAAATCTCAGTTTGCCCCCTCCAGGGGTTCCTGAAAGTGTG GTAAGATTAGTGAAGATGGTTAATGAAGCTACTGCTAATATCCCTGGATGGGAGACACAGTGA